A genome region from Astyanax mexicanus isolate ESR-SI-001 chromosome 19, AstMex3_surface, whole genome shotgun sequence includes the following:
- the gosr2 gene encoding Golgi SNAP receptor complex member 2 gives METLYHQTNKQIQEVQSQMGRLETTDRQSVHLLENELQARIEQIFTHLERLEILASKEPPNRRQNAKLRADQLKYDVQHLQTALRNFQHRRYAREAQEREREELMSRTFTTNDADTSIPIDDTLQFNSSLHSAHRGMDDLLGSGSSILNGLRDQRGTLKGTHKKMLDVANMLGLSNTVMRLIEKRATQDKFIMITGMLVTCVVMFLVVKYLS, from the exons ATGGAGACGCTTTACCACCAGACCAACAA GCAGATCCAGGAGGTCCAGTCTCAGATGGGACGACTGGAGACCACTGACCGACAGTCTGTGCACT TGTTAGAAAATGAGTTACAGGCCAGAATTGAACAGATCTTCACACATCTGGAGCGGCTTGAGATTCTCGCCAGCAAAGAGCCACCCAACCGTCGCCAAAACGCAAAACT GCGAGCAGACCAGCTGAAGTATGACGTGCAACATCTGCAGACAGCCCTGAGGAACTTCCAGCACAGACGCTATGCTCGCGAGGctcaggagagggagagagaagagctGATGAGCCGCACTTTCACCACCAAC GACGCAGACACTTCTATCCCTATAGACGACACGCTTCAGTTTAACTCCAGCTTACACAGTGCTCACAGAGGAATGGACGATCTACTTGGTTCTGGATCAAGCATCCTTAATGGCCTCCGTGATCAGAGGGGCACACTgaag GGTACCCATAAGAAGATGCTGGATGTGGCCAATATGTTGGGGTTGTCCAACACAGTGATGCGTCTGATCGAGAAGCGAGCAACCCAGGATAAATTCATCATGATTACTGGTATGCTGGTTACCTGCGTCGTCATGTTCTTGGTGGTCAAATATCTGAGCTGA